Proteins encoded together in one Benincasa hispida cultivar B227 chromosome 1, ASM972705v1, whole genome shotgun sequence window:
- the LOC120070211 gene encoding malate dehydrogenase, mitochondrial: MKASILRSVRSAVSRSSSSNHLLSRSFATESVPERKVAVLGAAGGIGQPLALLMKLNPLVSKLALYDIAGTPGVAADVGHVNTRSEVAGYAGEEQLGKALEGSDVVIIPAGVPRKPGMTRDDLFNINAGIVKSLCTAIAKYCPNALVNMISNPVNSTVPIAAEVFKKAGTYDEKKLFGVTTLDVVRAKTFYAGKANAPVAEVNVPVIGGHAGITILPLFSQATPKANLSDETIVALTKRTQDGGTEVVEAKAGKGSATLSMAYAGALFADACLKGLNGVPDVVECSFVQSTITELPFFASKVKLGKNGVESVLDLGPLSDFEKEGLEKLKPELKASIEKGIQFANAN; encoded by the exons ATGAAGGCCTCAATTCTCAGATCTGTTCGTTCCGCCGTTTCAAGATCATCGTCGTCGAACCATCTCTTGAGCCGTAGCTTTGCCACCGAATCGGTGCCGGAAAGGAAAGTTGCCGTCCTCGGTGCCGCCGGTGGGATTGGACAACCATTGGCGCTTCTCATGAAGCTTAACCCACTTGTCTCTAAGCTCGCCCTCTACGATATTGCCGGTACCCCTGGTGTTGCTGCCGATGTCGGCCATGTTAACACTAGATCCGAG GTTGCTGGGTACGCGGGTGAGGAGCAACTCGGCAAAGCTTTGGAGGGATCTGATGTTGTCATCATTCCTGCTGGTGTTCCAAGAAAGCCGGGCATGACCCGTGATGATCTCTTCAACATTAATGCTGGCATTGTTAAATCACTTTGCACCGCCATTGCTAAGTACTGCCCCAAT GCACTTGTTAACATGATCAGTAACCCCGTCAACTCAACTGTCCCAATTGCTGCTGAGGTTTTCAAGAAAGCTGGTACCTATGATGAGAAGAAGTTGTTTGGGGTTACTACACTCGATGTTGTCAGAGCTAAGACCTTCTACGCTGGGAAAGCAAATGCTCCAGTAGCTG AGGTTAATGTGCCTGTTATTGGTGGCCATGCTGGCATTACCATTCTTCCACTATTTTCTCAG GCTACCCCCAAAGCTAATTTGTCAGATGAAACTATTGTGGCTCTAACTAAGCGAACACAAGACGGAGGAACAGAAGTTGTGGAAGCAAAGGCAGGAAAGGGCTCTGCTACATTATCGATGGC CTATGCTGGAGCCCTTTTCGCCGATGCCTGTCTTAAGGGACTGAATGGGGTTCCAGATGTTGTGGAATGTTCGTTTGTGCAATCAACTATTACTGAACTTCCATTCTTTGCTTCAAAG GTGAAGCTTGGAAAGAATGGAGTAGAGTCTGTTTTGGATTTGGGTCCTCTCTCTGACTTCGAGAAAGAAGGTTTGGAAAAGCTCAAGCCCGAGCTCAAAGCTTCTATTGAGAAGGGAATCCAGTTCGCAAACGCAAATTAG